Part of the Phragmites australis chromosome 23, lpPhrAust1.1, whole genome shotgun sequence genome is shown below.
GTTCAAGTAGCTCTTGTGCTCTGGCATACCGTCATTGGATTTGGATCAAGGATTCTTGTTAACAACCTCTTGGCAGGAAAAGACGTCCAAGGTGGAAATGTAAATTCTGCATTTGATATCTGTCAGGAATAGCAGGATAAAGTCAAACAAGCATGAATAAGCAAGACAACAGCAGTGATCTAAAAAGCCATGCAATGCTCACTTTCTTATACAACGTCATAAGATTAGAGTCCTCAAAAGGCAAATACCCTGCTAGCAGAACAAACAGGATAACTCCACATGACCACAAATCAGCCATTGCACCATCATAGCCTTGATCTTCAAGGACCTGTAACGAAGGTGGTTGAAATATTCAAATCATCATATTACTAATGATATAGTAACTGCAATAAAATTAATTATGGGTTCAATTTATACAGTTTTCTAGCATTACCTCTGGTGCAACATAGTTTGGAGTCCCACAAGTTGTGTGCAGCAATCCATCATCCTGAACAAGAAAATGACACAAGGAAGATACTTAAAAACATGTTGAGGGCCatgaaagttttcaaatatcAAGGAGGTAATGCACAAGTGTTAATTTTTAACCAGTCGGTACTCAAGTACCCGTTAGTAACTTAGAGGCATAAAGCAACAAGTCATTACCTTGATTTGCTGAGATAGTGCGCTTAGCCCAAAGTCAGAGACCTTCAGATTTCCGTATGAATCAAGAAGTAAATTTTCTGGCTGCAAGTGTTGTAGTTTAGATTCTGAAATAGAGATCTTAATGACAGAAAAAAACCGGTAAAGAAAATGTGCTCACTTTTAGATCCCGGTGGTACACACCCCTGCTATGACAATAATCAACTGTGTTGATTAATTGTTGGAAGTATCTCCTTGCCTCATCTTCCCTCATTCGGCCATGGTTAACCTATAATGAGGATTAAAAAGATTACCCATTAATGAAAATTTTTCAACAATAGATTGAACTTTGTGGACACTGAAACAGTAAGGTGGTGGGCATAACAGAGAGTACATATATTGGAATGGACAATGTAGCATATCACTTACAATTGTGTCAAAGAGTTCGCCGCCGGTTGCATACTCCAACACAATGTAGATCTTTGTTTTACTTCCCATCACCTGAAGATTAATGAAGACATTGATTTGTCAAAGATCAGCAATTGCCCCTAACGAAAAGAAAATAGGCATGCTAAATGATCACGTCCAAAATTTCTGACTTGTATCTTTTCTGATCAACAACTTTCTATGACCTACTGGAATGTCAACAAAGGAataatgagttttttttattacctCATATATGCGGACAACATTAGGATGCTTAATCAACTTCATCGTCGAAATTTCTCGCTTAATCTGCATTCGACCAATTAATTTTTCCCGTCAGCAACATTACTAATTGAAACTCTGAACAAAGTTGCAAGCTCATTGGCCATTTAAAAGTGAAGACACTAAAGGGGGGAGAGAATCTGAAGGAAGGAACCATAATCTACTAGATGTGAAATATCACCAAACATTAGAATGCTGCAATAATTCAAAGTGTCTATTCGACACTGACCTGCTCAACCATCTTATGCTTGAGAACCTTCTCTTTATCCAGGATTTTGATGGCTACCGGTTCGCCGGTTTCAGTGTCCTTCGCAAACCTGACCTTTGCAAATGTGCCTTCGCCTATGATTCGACCAAGCTCATACTTCCCCACACGTTTCTTCACCTTGGTTGTACTCATCCCCTGCCTTA
Proteins encoded:
- the LOC133906316 gene encoding CBL-interacting protein kinase 32 translates to MSTTKVKKRVGKYELGRIIGEGTFAKVRFAKDTETGEPVAIKILDKEKVLKHKMVEQIKREISTMKLIKHPNVVRIYEVMGSKTKIYIVLEYATGGELFDTIVNHGRMREDEARRYFQQLINTVDYCHSRGVYHRDLKPENLLLDSYGNLKVSDFGLSALSQQIKDDGLLHTTCGTPNYVAPEVLEDQGYDGAMADLWSCGVILFVLLAGYLPFEDSNLMTLYKKISNAEFTFPPWTSFPAKRLLTRILDPNPMTRITIPEILEDEWFKKGYKRPEFDEKYDTTLDDVDAVFNDSEEHHVTEKKEEEPVALNAFELISMSAGLNLGNLFDSEQEFKRETRFTSKCPPKEIVRKIEEAAKPLGFDVQKKNYKLRLEKVKAGRKGNLNVATEILQVAPSLHMVEVRKAKGDTLEFHKFYKNLSKTLKDVVWKSDDLQMQPAS